One genomic segment of Alicycliphilus denitrificans K601 includes these proteins:
- a CDS encoding enolase C-terminal domain-like protein yields the protein MTQTPTITDIEVIPVAGRDGMLMNLSGAHAPFFTRNVVLIHDSAGRTGVGEVPGGEGIRQALEDSRRVLVGQSIGRRLQLLQQVQKNLEGRDAGGRGLQTFDLRIGVHAVTAAESALLDLLGQHLGVPVAALLGEGQQRERVEMLGYLFFVGPSDRTGLPYVKPGEDKSGSDDWIQVRHMEAMTPESIVRQAEAAHARYGFNDFKLKGGVLAGEQEVEAAAALARRFPQARVTLDPNGGWLLKDAIRLMRDMRGVLAYAEDPCGAEGGFSGREVMAEFRRATGLPTATNMIATDWRQMVHALALQSVDIPLADPHFWTMAGSVRVGQTCRDWGLTWGSHSNNHFDISLAMFTHVAAAVPGKVTAIDTHWIWQDGQFLTQNPLQIKGGFVEVPQAPGLGVTVDRAALKRANALYQEHGLGARDDAMAMQSLIPGWTFDNKRPCMVR from the coding sequence ATGACCCAGACACCCACCATCACCGACATCGAAGTCATCCCCGTCGCCGGCCGCGACGGCATGCTGATGAACCTGAGCGGCGCGCACGCGCCCTTCTTCACGCGCAACGTCGTGCTCATCCACGACAGCGCCGGCCGCACCGGCGTGGGCGAGGTGCCTGGCGGCGAAGGCATACGCCAGGCGCTGGAGGACAGCAGGCGCGTGCTCGTCGGCCAGTCCATCGGCCGGCGCCTGCAGTTGCTGCAGCAGGTGCAGAAGAACCTGGAAGGGCGCGACGCGGGCGGGCGCGGCCTGCAGACCTTCGACCTGCGCATCGGCGTGCACGCCGTCACGGCCGCGGAATCGGCGCTGCTGGACCTGCTGGGCCAGCACCTGGGCGTGCCCGTGGCCGCGCTGCTCGGCGAGGGCCAGCAGCGCGAGCGCGTGGAGATGCTGGGCTACCTGTTCTTCGTCGGCCCCAGCGACAGGACCGGCCTGCCCTACGTGAAGCCCGGCGAGGACAAGAGCGGCAGCGACGACTGGATCCAGGTGCGCCACATGGAGGCCATGACGCCCGAGTCCATCGTGCGCCAGGCCGAGGCCGCGCACGCGCGCTACGGCTTCAACGATTTCAAGCTCAAGGGCGGCGTGCTCGCGGGCGAGCAGGAGGTCGAGGCCGCCGCCGCCCTGGCCCGGCGCTTCCCCCAGGCGCGCGTCACGCTGGACCCCAACGGCGGCTGGCTGCTCAAGGACGCGATCCGCCTGATGCGCGACATGCGCGGCGTGCTCGCCTATGCCGAGGACCCCTGCGGCGCCGAGGGCGGCTTCTCGGGCCGCGAGGTCATGGCCGAATTCCGCCGCGCCACCGGCCTGCCCACGGCCACCAACATGATCGCCACCGACTGGCGCCAGATGGTGCATGCGCTCGCGCTGCAGTCGGTGGACATCCCGCTGGCCGACCCGCATTTCTGGACCATGGCCGGCTCGGTGCGCGTGGGCCAGACCTGCCGCGACTGGGGGCTCACCTGGGGCTCGCACTCCAACAACCACTTCGACATCTCGTTGGCCATGTTCACCCACGTGGCCGCCGCCGTGCCCGGCAAGGTCACGGCCATCGACACGCACTGGATCTGGCAGGACGGCCAGTTCCTCACCCAGAACCCGCTGCAAATCAAGGGCGGCTTCGTCGAGGTGCCGCAGGCGCCGGGCCTGGGCGTGACCGTGGACCGCGCAGCGCTCAAGCGCGCCAACGCCCTGTACCAGGAGCATGGCCTGGGCGCGCGCGACGACGCCATGGCCATGCAGTCCCTGATCCCGGGCTGGACCTTCGACAACAAGCGCCCCTGCATGGTGCGCTAA
- a CDS encoding aldehyde dehydrogenase family protein — protein sequence MTQHHNLIGGRWTPGASCAPNTNPSDLSDVIGEYAQGGADDVQAAVAAATAAFPAWSTSGIQARHDALDKIGNEILARKEELGDLLAREEGKTRPEAIGEVARAGQIFKFFAGECLRLAGEVLPSVRPNIGVEITREPVGVVGLITPWNFPIAIPAWKIAPALAYGNCVVLKPADLVPGCAWALAEIIHKSGIPAGVFNLVMGRGRVIGEALVNHPGVAAISFTGSVGVGRGIAAACAKSGKKVQLEMGGKNPQIVLDDADLAQAVELSAQSGFYSTGQRCTASSRLIVTDAIYPAFVEALQARMARIKVGDARAAGTDMGPVVSQAQLEQDLAYVEIAKTEGARLAAGGERVACHTGSGRQGFFMAPTLFVDTAPGMRINREEVFGPVASVIRVQDYEEALAVANDTPFGLSAGIATTSLKHATHFKRHSQAGMVMVNLPTAGVDYHVPFGGRKGSSYGPREQGRYAQEFYTTVKTAYTLA from the coding sequence ATGACCCAGCACCACAACCTGATCGGCGGCCGGTGGACGCCCGGCGCGTCCTGTGCCCCCAACACCAACCCCAGCGACCTGTCGGACGTGATCGGCGAATACGCCCAGGGCGGGGCCGATGACGTGCAGGCCGCCGTTGCCGCGGCCACGGCCGCGTTCCCGGCCTGGAGCACCTCGGGCATCCAGGCGCGCCACGATGCGCTGGACAAGATCGGCAACGAGATCCTGGCGCGCAAGGAGGAACTCGGCGACCTGCTCGCGCGCGAGGAGGGCAAGACCCGCCCCGAGGCCATCGGCGAGGTGGCGCGCGCGGGCCAGATCTTCAAGTTCTTCGCCGGCGAATGCCTGCGCCTGGCGGGCGAGGTGCTGCCCTCGGTGCGCCCCAACATCGGCGTGGAGATCACGCGCGAGCCCGTCGGCGTGGTGGGCCTCATCACGCCGTGGAACTTCCCCATCGCCATTCCCGCCTGGAAGATCGCCCCGGCCCTGGCCTACGGCAATTGCGTGGTCCTGAAGCCCGCCGACCTGGTGCCGGGCTGCGCCTGGGCGCTGGCCGAGATCATCCACAAGAGCGGCATCCCGGCCGGCGTGTTCAACCTCGTCATGGGGCGCGGGCGCGTGATCGGCGAGGCGCTGGTGAACCACCCCGGCGTGGCGGCCATCAGCTTCACCGGCTCGGTGGGCGTGGGCCGCGGCATCGCCGCGGCCTGCGCGAAGTCCGGCAAGAAGGTGCAGCTGGAGATGGGCGGCAAGAACCCGCAAATCGTGCTCGACGATGCCGACCTCGCCCAGGCCGTGGAACTGTCGGCGCAAAGCGGCTTCTACTCCACCGGCCAGCGCTGCACGGCGTCCAGCCGCCTGATCGTGACCGACGCGATCTACCCCGCCTTCGTCGAGGCGCTGCAGGCGCGCATGGCCAGGATCAAGGTGGGCGACGCGCGCGCCGCCGGCACCGACATGGGCCCCGTGGTCAGCCAGGCGCAACTGGAGCAGGACCTGGCCTACGTGGAGATCGCCAAGACCGAGGGCGCCCGGCTGGCCGCTGGCGGCGAGCGCGTGGCCTGCCACACGGGCAGCGGCAGGCAGGGTTTCTTCATGGCGCCCACGCTGTTCGTGGACACCGCCCCCGGCATGCGCATCAACCGCGAGGAGGTCTTCGGCCCCGTGGCCAGCGTGATCCGCGTGCAGGACTACGAGGAGGCGCTGGCCGTGGCCAACGACACGCCGTTCGGCCTGTCGGCCGGCATCGCCACGACGAGCCTCAAGCACGCCACGCACTTCAAGCGCCACAGCCAGGCCGGCATGGTGATGGTCAACCTGCCCACGGCGGGCGTGGACTACCACGTGCCCTTCGGCGGCCGCAAGGGCAGCAGCTACGGCCCGCGCGAGCAGGGGCGCTACGCGCAGGAGTTCTACACCACGGTGAAAACGGCCTACACGTTGGCCTGA